The following proteins are co-located in the Pomacea canaliculata isolate SZHN2017 linkage group LG10, ASM307304v1, whole genome shotgun sequence genome:
- the LOC112573484 gene encoding UDP-sugar transporter UST74c-like isoform X1 yields MAREDQVSKTEHPMLSRLMAALFYGISSFMIVVVNKLVLTSYKFPSFQFLGLGQMVTGIVVLFFAKQFGLIGFPNASFETFRKVWPLPLFYIANLVFGLGGTKKLSLPMFTVLRRFSIFLTMVAEYFILGVHASVFVQLTVFLMIFGAVIAASTDLSFDLMGYTFIMLNNIATAANGVYTKKKLDSKHYNATPSSSPDAFEKSQQDLGKYGLLFYNSLFMLPFALTLAFVTGELETLVDFPSWTDPVFLMDLLLSCFMGFILNYSIILCTAYNSALTTTVVGVIKNLLVTYLGLFIGGDYVFSLTNFVGINISVLGSLLYTYITFKGKPASGSSSTVA; encoded by the exons ATGGCCCGCGAAGACCAAGTTTCAAAGACTGAGCATCCGATGCTCTCTCGTCTGATGGCAGCTCTTTTCTATGGGATTTCGTCTTTCATGATTGTTGTGGTCAACAAATTAGTACTTACCTCATATAA gtttCCATCCTTCCAATTTCTTGGTCTTGGCCAg ATGGTCACTGGTATTGTGGTGCTCTTTTTTGCGAAACAATTTGGGCTCATCGGTTTCCCCAATGCATCATTTGAGACATTTCGCAAG GTATGGCCTTTGCCATTGTTTTATATTGCCAACCTTGTTTTTGGGCTTGGAGGGACCAAAAAGCTGAG tTTACCAATGTTTACAGTTTTGAGAAGATTTTCGATATTCCTCACTATGGTTGctgaatatttcattttggG tgtTCATgccagtgtgtttgtgcagcTGACAGTATTCTTGATGATATTTGGAGCTGTTATAGCAGCAAG CACTGATCTTTCATTTGATCTTATGGGGTACACCTTCATCATGCTGAACAATATTGCAACAGCTGCCAATGGTGTATACACTAAGAAGAAATTAGACTCAAAG CATTACAATGCCACACCATCTTCTTCACCGGATGCTTTTGAAAAAAGCCAGCAG GACCTTGGGAAATATGGACTGCTCTTCTATAACAGTCTCTTCATGCTGCCCTTTGCCTTAACCTTGGCTTTTGTCACTGGGGAACTTGAAACG CTAGTTGATTTTCCCAGCTGGACTGACCCAGTGTTTTTGATGGATTTGCTCCTATCCTGCTTTATGGGGTTTATTCTCAACTACTCCATCATCCTATGTACAGCATACAATTCTGCCCTTACCACCACTGTTGTTGGTGTCATCAAG aATCTTCTTGTCACTTATCTGGGTTTGTTTATTGGTGGGGACTATGTCTTCAGCCTGACCAACTTTGTGGGCATAAacatcag TGTTTTAGGCAGCCTTCTATACACTTATATCACCTTCAAAGGCAAACCAGCATCAGGATCTTCCAGTACAgttgcatga
- the LOC112573484 gene encoding UDP-sugar transporter UST74c-like isoform X2, translating into MAREDQVSKTEHPMLSRLMAALFYGISSFMIVVVNKLVLTSYKFPSFQFLGLGQMVTGIVVLFFAKQFGLIGFPNASFETFRKVWPLPLFYIANLVFGLGGTKKLSLPMFTVLRRFSIFLTMVAEYFILGVHASVFVQLTVFLMIFGAVIAASTDLSFDLMGYTFIMLNNIATAANGVYTKKKLDSKDLGKYGLLFYNSLFMLPFALTLAFVTGELETLVDFPSWTDPVFLMDLLLSCFMGFILNYSIILCTAYNSALTTTVVGVIKNLLVTYLGLFIGGDYVFSLTNFVGINISVLGSLLYTYITFKGKPASGSSSTVA; encoded by the exons ATGGCCCGCGAAGACCAAGTTTCAAAGACTGAGCATCCGATGCTCTCTCGTCTGATGGCAGCTCTTTTCTATGGGATTTCGTCTTTCATGATTGTTGTGGTCAACAAATTAGTACTTACCTCATATAA gtttCCATCCTTCCAATTTCTTGGTCTTGGCCAg ATGGTCACTGGTATTGTGGTGCTCTTTTTTGCGAAACAATTTGGGCTCATCGGTTTCCCCAATGCATCATTTGAGACATTTCGCAAG GTATGGCCTTTGCCATTGTTTTATATTGCCAACCTTGTTTTTGGGCTTGGAGGGACCAAAAAGCTGAG tTTACCAATGTTTACAGTTTTGAGAAGATTTTCGATATTCCTCACTATGGTTGctgaatatttcattttggG tgtTCATgccagtgtgtttgtgcagcTGACAGTATTCTTGATGATATTTGGAGCTGTTATAGCAGCAAG CACTGATCTTTCATTTGATCTTATGGGGTACACCTTCATCATGCTGAACAATATTGCAACAGCTGCCAATGGTGTATACACTAAGAAGAAATTAGACTCAAAG GACCTTGGGAAATATGGACTGCTCTTCTATAACAGTCTCTTCATGCTGCCCTTTGCCTTAACCTTGGCTTTTGTCACTGGGGAACTTGAAACG CTAGTTGATTTTCCCAGCTGGACTGACCCAGTGTTTTTGATGGATTTGCTCCTATCCTGCTTTATGGGGTTTATTCTCAACTACTCCATCATCCTATGTACAGCATACAATTCTGCCCTTACCACCACTGTTGTTGGTGTCATCAAG aATCTTCTTGTCACTTATCTGGGTTTGTTTATTGGTGGGGACTATGTCTTCAGCCTGACCAACTTTGTGGGCATAAacatcag TGTTTTAGGCAGCCTTCTATACACTTATATCACCTTCAAAGGCAAACCAGCATCAGGATCTTCCAGTACAgttgcatga
- the LOC112573484 gene encoding UDP-sugar transporter UST74c-like isoform X3, with the protein MVTGIVVLFFAKQFGLIGFPNASFETFRKVWPLPLFYIANLVFGLGGTKKLSLPMFTVLRRFSIFLTMVAEYFILGVHASVFVQLTVFLMIFGAVIAASTDLSFDLMGYTFIMLNNIATAANGVYTKKKLDSKHYNATPSSSPDAFEKSQQDLGKYGLLFYNSLFMLPFALTLAFVTGELETLVDFPSWTDPVFLMDLLLSCFMGFILNYSIILCTAYNSALTTTVVGVIKNLLVTYLGLFIGGDYVFSLTNFVGINISVLGSLLYTYITFKGKPASGSSSTVA; encoded by the exons ATGGTCACTGGTATTGTGGTGCTCTTTTTTGCGAAACAATTTGGGCTCATCGGTTTCCCCAATGCATCATTTGAGACATTTCGCAAG GTATGGCCTTTGCCATTGTTTTATATTGCCAACCTTGTTTTTGGGCTTGGAGGGACCAAAAAGCTGAG tTTACCAATGTTTACAGTTTTGAGAAGATTTTCGATATTCCTCACTATGGTTGctgaatatttcattttggG tgtTCATgccagtgtgtttgtgcagcTGACAGTATTCTTGATGATATTTGGAGCTGTTATAGCAGCAAG CACTGATCTTTCATTTGATCTTATGGGGTACACCTTCATCATGCTGAACAATATTGCAACAGCTGCCAATGGTGTATACACTAAGAAGAAATTAGACTCAAAG CATTACAATGCCACACCATCTTCTTCACCGGATGCTTTTGAAAAAAGCCAGCAG GACCTTGGGAAATATGGACTGCTCTTCTATAACAGTCTCTTCATGCTGCCCTTTGCCTTAACCTTGGCTTTTGTCACTGGGGAACTTGAAACG CTAGTTGATTTTCCCAGCTGGACTGACCCAGTGTTTTTGATGGATTTGCTCCTATCCTGCTTTATGGGGTTTATTCTCAACTACTCCATCATCCTATGTACAGCATACAATTCTGCCCTTACCACCACTGTTGTTGGTGTCATCAAG aATCTTCTTGTCACTTATCTGGGTTTGTTTATTGGTGGGGACTATGTCTTCAGCCTGACCAACTTTGTGGGCATAAacatcag TGTTTTAGGCAGCCTTCTATACACTTATATCACCTTCAAAGGCAAACCAGCATCAGGATCTTCCAGTACAgttgcatga
- the LOC112573601 gene encoding uncharacterized protein LOC112573601 produces MASGGEPDYGLDERKAGYVRVRVEIPDLKAKGRNFMNKIIGGRRDEASNAKVECNFEERSFILNVAGEKDLNGKSWTMERPMLPFNIDPYSSYCETEKGFVNIFLKKECNDDDWSTFIRKGDLSAN; encoded by the exons ATGGCATCGGGTGGAGAACCAGACTATG GACTTGATGAAAGAAAAGCTGGTTATGTTCGTGTCCGGGTAGAAATTCCAGACTTGAAGGCCAAGGGAAGAAACtttatgaataaaattattggtgGAAGGAGAGATGAAGCAAGTAATGCAAAAGTTGAATGCAATTTTGAAGAgag AAGCTTCATTCTGAATGTGGCTGGGGAAAAAGACCTGAATGGCAAAAGCTGGACAATGGAGCGTCCCATGTTGCCTTTTAATATTGATCCATATAGTTCATACTGCGAg acagaaaaaggctttgtaaatattttcttaaagaaagaatgtaatgatgatgattggagCACCTTCATCCGTAAAGGAGATCTGAGCGCTAACTGA
- the LOC112573600 gene encoding uncharacterized protein LOC112573600, whose protein sequence is MGNPLQLVDIEELLRDSAERILDNELRKKADLEHPDINWDRMHVTHSETQYTDSHRSPKPTAHVLFTANFSNDTPNPQRYTLRTERRTKSTCNIALCKTYTIGAHVEIKLTPPNPIIEANAGFHGEMSMSKGINETFEQELAWTVDNEIQVPPGHVTKADLVIKEDEFDGEFTIETTFEGTVAVTYETKKQPREHVMTVVRNVKQFLTKEKGFKLDDEGRPVYVTRGKCKCRFGIEQNVLLKQLSLPECTGIDDVAH, encoded by the exons ATGGGAAATCCTCTCCAGTTAGTCGACATCGAGGAGCTATTGAGGGATTCTGCGGAAAGGATCCTGGACAACGAGTTGCGCAAGAAAGCAGATTTGGAACATCCTGACATCAACTGGGACAG GATGCACGTGACACACAGTGAGACGCAGTACACCGATTCTCATCGCTCCCCGAAACCCACGGCGCACGTGCTTTTCACGGCCAACTTCAGCAACGacacccccaacccccagcGCTACACTCTGCGTACCGAGAGACGCACGAAGTCCACGTGCAACATAGCCCTGTGCAAAACTTACACCATCGGTGCGCACGTGGAGATCAAG CTGACACCGCCTAATCCAATCATCGAGGCGAACGCCGGTTTCCATGGCGAAATGTCCATGTCAAAGGGCATCAACGAGACGTTTGAGCAGGAGCTGGCTTGGACCGTTGACAATGAAATCCAAGTGCCACCAGGTCATGTGACCAAAGCTGACCTCGTCATCAAG gaaGACGAGTTTGACGGCGAGTTTACAATCGAGACCACGTTCGAGGGCACGGTAGCTGTGACGTACGAAACGAAAAAGCAGCCGCGTGAGCACGTCATGACTGTGGTGCGCAACGTCAAACAGTTCCTGACGAAGGAGAAAGGCTTCAAGTTGGACGACGAAGGGAGGCCCGTCTACGTCACCCGCGGCAAGTGCAAGTGCCGCTTCGGAATAGAGCAGAACGTTCTCCTCAAGCAGCTCTCGCTTCCCGAGTGCACAGGCATCGATGACGTAGCACACTAG
- the LOC112573485 gene encoding probable palmitoyltransferase ZDHHC21, which translates to MMDTQELEKNIRNMFPARLVHKSDYSENIAVKTLPLIGRVHFVKDTNGIMQVSLIFAYWVYGTFSTLFIILLPQYHDGRVPAFIIYSFMAVSVMCLLSLIKASITNPGRVPLLNEDQNSIDTSNWVFCQLCNRKRPPRAHHCRRCHQCVLRMDHHCPWINNCVGEENHFAFMLLLLYAMLLSTYALILTFFHFWIWPKCSSCDKEAFHIKHSIWFMYLLVVMALNMALVMTAQFSIQSFNLFNDRTTLENMQNAPHNMNRQRHWYMAYKELCGRSHILCWFWPCRRRVSHLTRPGASPV; encoded by the exons ATGATGGACACACAAGAACTTGAAAAGAATATAAGGAATATGTTTCCTGCACGCCTTGTTCACAAAAGTGACTACTCAGAAAATATTGCTGTGAAGACATTGCCTCTTATTGGCCgtgtacattttgtaaaagacaCAAATGGGATTATGCAAGTATCTTTAATATTTGCCTACTGGGTGTATGGGACTTTCAGTACACTCTTCATCATTCTTCTACCACAATACCATGATGGGCGCGTACCAGCATTCATAATCTATA GTTTCATGGCTGTGAGTGTCATGTGTCTGCTGTCCCTAATCAAGGCATCCATCACCAATCCTGGTAGAGTTCCACTGCTGAATGAAGATCAAAACAGCATAG ATACCTCAAACTGGGTTTTTTGCCAGTTATGTAATCGCAAACGTCCTCCTCGTGCCCATCATTgtcgtcgctgccaccagtgtgtACTACGCATGGATCATCATTGCCCATG GATCAATAACTGTGTAGGGGAAGAGAATCACTTTGCCTtcatgttgttgctgttgtacgCTATGTTACTGAGCACTTATGCCCTCATTCTTACATTCTTCCATTTTTGGATATGGCCCAAGTGCTCTAGCTGTGATAAG GAGGCATTTCACATCAAACACAGCATCTGGTTTATGTACCTTCTGGTTGTCATGGCATTGAATATGGCATTGGTTATGACAGCTCAGTTTTCTATACAAAGCTTCAACCTTTTTAAT gaTAGAACAACCttagaaaatatgcaaaatgcTCCACATAATAT GAACCGGCAGAGACACTGGTATATGGCCTACAAGGAGCTGTGCGGCAGGTCGCACATTCTGTGCTGGTTCTGGCCGTGTCGCAGACGAGTTTCTCACCTGACCCGCCCTGGCGCCTCACCTGTGTGA